The proteins below are encoded in one region of Belonocnema kinseyi isolate 2016_QV_RU_SX_M_011 chromosome 1, B_treatae_v1, whole genome shotgun sequence:
- the LOC117171215 gene encoding dnaJ homolog subfamily C member 28, translating into MLTFLKTRMKSSKCFGQLSSRFFASRKNDLALKKSYQVLGVSEDCENENLRLAFVHLAKKFHPDSGTPEADSIRFAEIEKAYRDIRRFRITEADNQKKIEDLDITHTAPQHRHYLTYNTGMGTPSERQRRNAVERAQKAAEHVLEHKIQKLQITDEKSIIEIDKSRAEDIKTRFGMDRLVEDLIQEAMSKGEFNDLSGTGKPLKDDVSMQNPHIDFITYKLNEVLIKNGFTPEWIRLSKEIKEEIEDLEKNLTEARNKLSEPLDIKSEQLWNLTLENLKETEKDINNKIDKYNFLVPILQKQRFKINLQNIAETILSKPCDLKIKEKKNRENSKGSSKSDFHLFETLFSIFSK; encoded by the exons ATGTTAACCTTTTTGAAAACAAGAATGAAATCATCGAAGTGTTTTGGACAATTAAGTTCGAGATTCTTTGCAAGTAGAAAAAATGATCTTGCTCTGAAG AAATCTTACCAAGTCCTTGGAGTTTCAGAAGActgtgaaaatgaaaatttaagattgGCTTTTGTCCATTTGGCGAAAAAATTTCATCCTGATAGTGGAACTCCCGAAGCTGATTCAATTAGATTTGCTGAG attgaGAAAGCTTACAGAGATATTCGGCGTTTCAGAATTACTGAAGCTGATAATCAGAAGAAGATTGAAGACTTGGACATTAca CACACTGCTCCTCAACATCGTCATTATCTGACGTACAATACAGGAATGGGAACTCCAAGTGAAAGACAAAGAAGAAACGCAGTTGAAAGAGCACAAAAAGCTGCAGAACACGTGCTGGagcataaaattcaaaaattacaaatcacAGACGAAAAATCGATCATCGAAATTGACAAGAGTCGTGCCGAAGATATAAAAACCCGTTTCGGAATGGATCGTCTCGTAGAAGATTTAATCCAGGAAGCAATGTCCAAAGGAGAATTTAATGACCTGTCAGGCACAGGAAAACCCTTAAAAGATGATGTTTCAATGCAAAATCCTCATATCGACTTcatcacttacaaattaaatgag GTCttgataaaaaatggttttactcCCGAGTGGATTCGATTGTCAAAGGAGATAAAAGAAGAAATAGAAgatctagaaaaaaatttgactgaAGCGAGGAACAAGTTAAGTGAGCCCCTAGACATAAAAAGTGAACAACTTTGGAACCttactttggaaaatttaaaagagaccgaaaaagatattaacaataaaattgacaaatataattttctcgtCCCGATTCTGCAGAAACAAcggtttaagattaatcttcagAATATTGCCGAAACAATTTTATCGAAGCCTTGTGATCTGAAAATCAAGGAAAAAAAGAACAGGGAAAATTCAAAAGGTtctagtaaatctgattttcacTTGTTTGAGACGTTGTTTTCTATTTTCAGCAAATGA